A portion of the Achromobacter sp. MFA1 R4 genome contains these proteins:
- a CDS encoding TRAP transporter substrate-binding protein: protein MRKSWLAATILAACAAATSLPSAAQTTLKMAYALSTSSHYGAGAEAMAKSIEASTNGKFKVQQFANSALGGEREVIEGLQIGTIDLAIVSTGATLNFVPETGVFDIPFLLRDLDHARKVLDSKIGQDMLAKFPSRGIVALAWGEQGFRHLTNNVRPVKTPADAKGLKIRTTENPIHITAFRQIGILPTPMAWPEVATALQQGTIDGQENPLSVITSAKLSQMQKYLSLTGHVYGPALVLMSANVYEGLSAADKANFDKAGKESAQAMRAYVDNIEKTGVEQLKKEGMQVTEVDRAAFAAAVEPAYPEYYKKFDKKLIDSIRDTK, encoded by the coding sequence ATGCGTAAATCCTGGCTTGCTGCCACGATTCTGGCCGCCTGCGCGGCCGCCACATCCCTGCCCTCGGCGGCCCAGACCACCCTGAAGATGGCCTACGCCCTGTCGACCTCGTCGCACTACGGCGCCGGCGCCGAAGCGATGGCCAAGTCCATCGAGGCCTCCACCAACGGCAAGTTCAAGGTCCAGCAATTCGCCAACAGCGCGCTGGGCGGCGAACGCGAAGTCATCGAAGGCCTGCAGATCGGCACGATCGACCTGGCCATCGTTTCGACAGGCGCCACCCTGAATTTTGTTCCCGAGACCGGCGTTTTCGACATCCCCTTCCTGCTGCGCGACCTGGACCACGCCCGCAAGGTGCTGGACAGCAAGATCGGCCAGGACATGCTGGCCAAGTTCCCCAGCCGCGGCATCGTGGCGCTGGCCTGGGGCGAACAGGGCTTTCGCCACCTGACCAACAACGTGCGCCCGGTCAAGACCCCGGCCGACGCCAAGGGCCTGAAGATCCGCACCACCGAGAACCCGATCCACATCACCGCCTTCCGCCAGATCGGCATCCTGCCCACGCCGATGGCCTGGCCCGAAGTGGCCACCGCCCTGCAGCAGGGCACGATCGACGGCCAGGAAAACCCGCTGTCGGTGATCACGTCGGCCAAGCTGTCGCAGATGCAGAAGTACCTGTCCCTGACCGGCCACGTCTACGGCCCGGCCCTGGTGCTGATGTCCGCCAACGTCTATGAAGGCCTGTCGGCCGCCGACAAGGCCAACTTCGACAAAGCCGGCAAGGAATCGGCGCAGGCCATGCGCGCCTACGTCGACAACATCGAAAAGACAGGCGTCGAGCAACTCAAGAAGGAAGGCATGCAGGTGACGGAAGTGGACCGCGCCGCCTTCGCCGCCGCCGTGGAACCGGCCTACCCCGAGTACTACAAGAAGTTCGACAAGAAGCTGATCGACTCGATCCGCGACACCAAGTAA